Proteins encoded together in one Armatimonadia bacterium window:
- a CDS encoding glutamate synthase-related protein, with product MCATCLDGCPGYCEVGVSSFRGTDALYPQPFGPITAGAEKDYPISYSSFNICGTTFGAVGVPEDSDEAVFTKVDLGVTLGHDGAIRLALPIIIPALGSTQVAEDNWTGLAAGAALTGTLLTIGENVCAMDDEAEFTRDPDPVVIQSPALRHRIRTYRDWQREGMGGIVLQENVEDRRLGVLRYGIQELGIEIAELKWGQGAKNIGGEVKVETLAKAQRLKRRGYFVLPDPDDPGVQGAYELGAVKEFERHSRMAMVSEESFVQRVAEIRELGAKYVFLKTGAYRPADLARAIKYCSVAKIDVLTIDAAGAGTAMSPWRMMNEWGLPPIEMITLARSYVDRLAKRGEYVPDLVVAGGIAFEDQIFKALALGARHVKAVGMARAPICAAHVAKNIAKEIKAGHLHKSHARYGDTLDSIFLFYHELKRRLGPRMEELPPGGIGLYHYYMRLAQGLRQLMCGTRKFALEHITRDDIFALTREAAELTGTRYVMDVDKAKVDEILG from the coding sequence ATGTGCGCAACCTGCCTGGATGGCTGCCCAGGCTACTGCGAAGTCGGCGTGTCGTCCTTCCGGGGGACAGACGCGCTGTACCCGCAGCCCTTTGGTCCGATCACAGCCGGAGCGGAGAAGGACTACCCGATCAGCTACTCCTCCTTCAACATCTGCGGCACGACCTTCGGCGCGGTAGGCGTGCCGGAGGACTCGGACGAGGCAGTGTTCACGAAGGTGGACCTGGGGGTCACCCTGGGGCATGACGGTGCCATCCGGCTGGCTCTCCCGATCATCATCCCGGCTCTGGGGAGCACCCAGGTGGCCGAGGACAACTGGACTGGTCTTGCGGCCGGCGCCGCCCTCACCGGTACGCTGCTGACCATTGGCGAGAACGTGTGCGCCATGGATGACGAGGCCGAGTTCACGCGCGATCCCGACCCGGTGGTGATCCAGTCACCGGCTCTGCGGCACCGGATTCGCACCTACCGTGATTGGCAACGGGAGGGTATGGGCGGAATCGTGCTGCAGGAGAACGTGGAGGACCGTCGTCTCGGCGTGCTTCGGTACGGCATCCAGGAGCTCGGCATCGAGATCGCGGAGCTCAAGTGGGGGCAAGGGGCCAAGAACATCGGCGGTGAGGTGAAGGTTGAGACCCTCGCCAAGGCCCAGCGGCTGAAGCGACGCGGTTACTTCGTGCTCCCGGACCCGGATGATCCCGGCGTTCAGGGGGCTTACGAACTGGGTGCCGTCAAGGAGTTCGAGCGCCACTCGCGGATGGCCATGGTGAGCGAGGAGAGCTTCGTGCAGCGTGTGGCCGAGATTCGCGAACTGGGCGCCAAGTACGTGTTCCTCAAGACGGGCGCGTACCGTCCGGCCGACCTTGCGCGGGCCATCAAGTACTGCTCGGTGGCGAAGATCGACGTGCTGACGATCGACGCGGCCGGTGCGGGGACGGCGATGAGCCCCTGGCGGATGATGAATGAGTGGGGTCTACCGCCGATTGAGATGATCACGCTCGCGCGCAGCTATGTCGACCGGCTCGCGAAGCGCGGCGAGTATGTGCCGGACCTGGTTGTTGCCGGAGGCATCGCCTTCGAGGATCAGATCTTCAAGGCGCTGGCCCTCGGAGCGCGTCACGTGAAGGCCGTCGGCATGGCCCGGGCACCGATCTGCGCGGCTCATGTGGCCAAGAACATCGCCAAGGAGATCAAGGCAGGGCACCTGCACAAGTCACACGCGCGCTACGGAGACACGCTGGACAGCATCTTCCTGTTCTACCATGAGCTGAAGCGCAGACTGGGGCCCCGGATGGAGGAGCTTCCGCCCGGAGGCATCGGCCTGTACCACTACTACATGCGGCTTGCCCAGGGGCTGCGGCAGCTAATGTGTGGCACGCGCAAGTTCGCCCTGGAGCACATCACCCGGGATGACATCTTCGCCCTCACCCGGGAGGCGGCGGAGCTTACCGGGACGCGCTACGTGATGGATGTGGACAAGGCCAAGGTGGACGAGATCCTGGGGTAG
- a CDS encoding stalk domain-containing protein, whose amino-acid sequence MFHCPKTAWTLLPLLVISALPSFAQQATTAAVALPPPLVSLNGQTLSALTNPPLLIAGVVMVSLGDFIDTIGGELTADATNNRFTLRRGNAILTFALNQTPFQLGTQVGTFDRAPVKLGDVVYLEAEGLVEALGGQYAWNRTTLTAELSLRMVGLGAGTLKATLVQYYPGTPPFFMIKPEGSDQAAAYIGADTLQYYQTAADGTVQAATASALKVGDSIEYALDKNGRITGILVSRVQVTGTIQAIGGGRVLLTDGQIFSLAAGATLQTADGAALDSALLRRGDKVTLTLNPADKAIVALVLESGTATTPTTTAPQIQLVTTDYAAPLNVGDKLTLRVRGTTGGIATVDLGDKVVGILLREAPAGEYTGTYTVKAGDDVTKAAVVGHLQVRNVDAAAVTGAQTVTIDTVEPVVLSVSPDYLAETATASPLITFQYGDETGSGIDTTKTVLKLDDANVTKQAQVTDKQLRYQAANLAAGEHRVDLALFDLAGNQKTLRTVFTVRGGTVTAGGKLKAIQHDATGVLGVGAVLTITMDVTEYGKRAYVVIGDNFKQIEMQPIANQKSYRARYTVVRGDQALGAKIVGYFIDLQNKQYSLEAATKVDIATVLPTKLALLSPKDKEALKASKIEVSGQAPPGRQVRVVTAYDFFGSHNVGSDTVTADANGVWKTKTLDLLSDFFANFVTEFTITAQLLDANNKAEDTQKITVTIPAATGG is encoded by the coding sequence ATGTTCCATTGCCCCAAAACTGCCTGGACGCTGCTGCCCCTCCTGGTCATCTCCGCACTTCCGAGTTTCGCCCAGCAGGCCACGACAGCAGCGGTTGCCCTTCCTCCTCCGTTGGTCTCGCTCAACGGTCAGACTCTTAGCGCACTCACGAATCCGCCCTTGCTCATCGCGGGCGTCGTCATGGTATCCCTCGGCGACTTCATCGACACGATCGGCGGCGAGCTGACTGCGGACGCAACCAACAACCGCTTCACCCTCCGCCGCGGCAATGCGATCCTGACCTTCGCCTTGAACCAGACACCCTTCCAGCTCGGCACCCAGGTCGGCACCTTCGATCGTGCGCCGGTGAAGTTGGGTGACGTCGTCTACCTCGAGGCGGAGGGACTGGTCGAGGCTCTCGGCGGGCAGTACGCCTGGAACCGAACCACCCTAACCGCCGAGCTGTCTTTGCGCATGGTCGGTCTGGGCGCCGGTACCCTCAAGGCCACGCTGGTGCAGTACTACCCGGGCACGCCGCCCTTCTTCATGATCAAGCCCGAGGGTAGTGACCAGGCCGCCGCCTACATTGGTGCCGACACCCTCCAGTACTACCAGACCGCTGCCGACGGCACCGTCCAGGCGGCAACGGCCTCCGCGCTCAAGGTCGGCGACAGCATCGAATACGCTCTCGACAAGAACGGTCGCATCACCGGCATCCTGGTCTCCCGGGTGCAGGTCACCGGGACCATTCAGGCCATCGGTGGTGGCCGCGTACTCCTGACGGACGGCCAGATCTTCAGCCTCGCCGCGGGTGCCACCCTCCAGACCGCCGACGGTGCAGCCCTGGATAGCGCCTTGCTCAGGCGCGGAGACAAGGTCACCCTCACCCTGAACCCGGCGGATAAGGCCATCGTCGCCCTCGTCCTGGAGTCAGGCACGGCAACAACACCCACCACGACGGCGCCGCAGATCCAGCTCGTAACCACCGACTACGCTGCCCCACTCAACGTGGGCGACAAGCTCACGCTCCGAGTCCGCGGTACGACCGGCGGTATCGCCACCGTCGACCTCGGCGACAAGGTGGTCGGGATTCTGCTGCGCGAGGCTCCGGCAGGGGAGTACACGGGCACCTACACCGTCAAGGCCGGCGATGACGTCACGAAGGCCGCCGTCGTCGGTCATCTGCAGGTGCGCAACGTTGACGCGGCAGCCGTGACCGGCGCCCAGACGGTCACCATCGATACCGTCGAGCCGGTCGTCCTGAGCGTCTCGCCCGACTACCTGGCCGAGACCGCCACTGCCTCGCCGCTCATCACCTTCCAGTACGGCGACGAGACCGGCAGCGGCATCGACACCACGAAGACGGTGCTCAAACTCGACGATGCCAACGTGACCAAGCAGGCGCAGGTGACCGACAAGCAACTGCGCTATCAGGCCGCCAACCTCGCCGCCGGGGAGCACCGCGTTGACCTCGCGCTCTTCGACCTCGCCGGCAATCAGAAGACACTGCGCACCGTGTTCACCGTCCGCGGTGGCACCGTTACCGCCGGCGGCAAGCTCAAGGCGATCCAGCATGACGCCACCGGGGTTCTCGGCGTGGGTGCTGTGCTGACTATCACCATGGATGTCACCGAGTACGGAAAGCGCGCCTACGTGGTCATCGGCGACAACTTCAAGCAGATCGAGATGCAGCCGATAGCGAACCAGAAGAGCTATCGGGCCCGCTACACCGTCGTCCGTGGCGATCAGGCCCTCGGGGCCAAGATAGTCGGCTACTTCATCGACCTTCAGAACAAGCAGTACAGCCTCGAAGCCGCTACCAAGGTCGATATCGCCACAGTACTTCCAACCAAGCTGGCGCTGCTGAGCCCCAAGGACAAGGAAGCCCTGAAGGCCTCCAAGATCGAGGTCAGTGGGCAGGCGCCTCCGGGGCGGCAGGTCCGCGTTGTGACGGCCTACGACTTCTTCGGCAGCCATAATGTGGGCAGCGATACCGTGACCGCCGACGCCAACGGTGTCTGGAAGACGAAGACCCTCGACCTGCTGAGCGACTTCTTCGCGAACTTCGTTACCGAGTTCACGATCACCGCCCAGTTGCTGGACGCCAACAACAAGGCGGAGGACACCCAGAAGATCACCGTGACGATACCCGCAGCGACCGGCGGATAG
- a CDS encoding tetratricopeptide repeat protein: protein MQGSAGPTVAAAAESRRRYLRRCRVEDRLSARTWPSVPVYRLLALLLLTVSPGCALAQPQATSPAAAQVSLLVSQGVDRARAGLFAQALDLFQQALALDPGNHDARYNLALTYYNTGDYRSAVAHFQRVLDREPYALDARKGLGLALLALHRYPEAAAAFRVAVDAVPRDVSALAGLGRAYMGAGNPRKALEPLRLAVQLSPQDAALAFELGKAAGAVGNYTEAFRWLTQALSLKPDSAAAATEMARLQLVTKQPLQAVQTLMPFSSLNPPDRGVLTTLAAAFDALNLSQEALQTRERLALSLPPADALRVRLQLGDAYLSKAGFEAALQQFKLASELAPTSGEPYAGLARAYEGLGKRPEAITNWRRAAGLAPDKSEYWLALAEALKQNRDLTGALLALDRGLDSHPVEVKLLQRAAAYARQVPDLSRAENYLRRILALSPRDFTARMAVVDVLVERGRKDRALIEAGEALRAPNPPADAYLKVAFLAEDLGNLDLAISTWRDLLKRGNQNETAVAQELGRLLVKARRAPEAIELYRPLLGGPKPSPRLTLGLATAYQALGQDTEAVATLTALLSREPKLVEARVALAESLCYLDRHQEAWQQIEQVALAGPMTDAACRTLALIGVRGGRTEQAITLLERLLPSSVPEDTATTLLVDLCGRLHREAEGGRRLLVLFDQHPDHPTLGLAAAQLLSQAGGAENLADADQLLRGLAQRTPLRETALRRLVRLYLPSVTPERALDPLGRLLEPVTSTAGIVALLAEMQVRPDLVREQQETLLTLSEAETGSPAFWVAAAQLSQVMQRAGVEAVRLQALSRQHPDDLGIATGIAALALLQGQPQVAEETLARIPDERRDDRVLLYTLARAQVALGKPAAAMHSLRRAIQVSKGGVADDHVLLAGLLRDARKPEDALWHLAVALCREPGHAAAREAFKQMIAADLLPPATVLQAIKEVYFEQSGAAVVYDLVAALQERPDARQLCDEWLKQHPQPLH from the coding sequence ATGCAGGGCTCCGCAGGGCCAACCGTCGCCGCTGCCGCCGAGTCTCGACGCCGGTACCTCCGGCGCTGTCGAGTCGAAGACCGCCTATCGGCGCGGACCTGGCCCTCGGTGCCTGTGTATCGCCTGCTCGCGCTCTTGCTGCTGACCGTCTCACCGGGTTGCGCTCTGGCCCAGCCACAGGCGACCTCACCGGCAGCCGCGCAGGTCTCGCTTCTGGTCTCGCAGGGCGTTGACCGCGCTCGTGCCGGCCTCTTCGCCCAGGCCCTTGACCTCTTTCAGCAGGCGCTTGCCCTTGACCCCGGCAACCACGACGCACGCTACAACCTCGCGCTGACTTACTACAACACCGGCGACTACCGCAGCGCTGTGGCCCACTTCCAGCGCGTCCTCGACCGGGAGCCCTATGCCCTGGACGCTCGCAAGGGTCTCGGTCTGGCCCTGCTGGCCCTGCACCGCTATCCCGAAGCGGCTGCGGCCTTCCGGGTAGCCGTCGATGCGGTTCCCCGCGATGTCTCTGCCCTGGCCGGACTCGGACGCGCCTACATGGGTGCCGGCAATCCCCGCAAGGCTCTCGAACCCCTGCGCCTGGCGGTGCAACTAAGCCCGCAGGACGCTGCCCTGGCCTTCGAGTTGGGCAAGGCCGCCGGTGCGGTCGGCAACTACACCGAGGCCTTCCGCTGGTTGACGCAGGCCCTCAGCCTCAAGCCCGATTCCGCCGCTGCCGCCACCGAAATGGCCCGCCTCCAACTGGTCACGAAGCAGCCCCTGCAGGCTGTGCAGACCCTGATGCCCTTCTCCTCCCTCAATCCTCCCGACCGGGGCGTGCTCACGACTCTCGCTGCCGCCTTCGATGCCCTGAACCTCTCGCAGGAAGCTCTGCAGACCCGCGAGCGTCTGGCGCTGTCACTCCCTCCGGCCGATGCCTTGCGAGTGCGTCTGCAGCTTGGTGATGCCTACCTGTCGAAGGCCGGCTTCGAGGCGGCACTGCAGCAGTTCAAGCTCGCCTCCGAGTTGGCGCCGACTTCCGGGGAGCCGTATGCGGGTCTGGCCCGCGCTTACGAAGGCCTTGGGAAGCGACCGGAAGCCATCACCAACTGGCGACGTGCCGCCGGTCTCGCCCCCGACAAGTCCGAGTACTGGCTGGCGCTGGCCGAGGCGCTCAAACAGAACCGTGACCTGACCGGCGCCCTTCTTGCCCTCGATCGCGGGCTGGATTCCCATCCCGTCGAGGTCAAGCTGCTGCAGCGTGCGGCGGCCTATGCGCGACAGGTTCCCGATCTCTCACGCGCCGAGAACTACCTGCGGCGGATCCTCGCCCTGTCTCCCCGCGACTTCACCGCTCGCATGGCCGTCGTCGATGTCCTCGTTGAGCGTGGCCGCAAGGACCGGGCGCTCATCGAGGCGGGCGAGGCACTGCGTGCGCCGAATCCGCCTGCCGATGCCTACCTCAAGGTGGCCTTCCTGGCCGAGGACCTGGGCAATCTCGACCTCGCCATCTCGACTTGGCGCGACCTGCTGAAGCGTGGCAACCAGAACGAGACCGCGGTCGCGCAGGAGCTTGGTCGGCTGCTGGTCAAGGCCAGACGCGCCCCGGAGGCGATTGAGCTGTACCGGCCTCTTCTGGGCGGTCCGAAGCCTTCGCCTCGTCTCACTCTGGGGCTGGCGACCGCGTACCAGGCTCTCGGGCAGGACACCGAGGCCGTCGCCACGCTCACCGCTCTGCTGTCACGCGAGCCCAAGCTTGTCGAGGCGCGAGTGGCCCTGGCCGAATCCCTCTGCTACCTCGATCGCCACCAGGAGGCCTGGCAGCAGATCGAGCAGGTGGCCCTGGCCGGTCCGATGACGGATGCCGCGTGCCGCACGCTGGCCCTGATCGGTGTTCGAGGCGGTCGCACCGAGCAGGCCATCACCCTCCTCGAGCGCCTCCTGCCGAGTTCCGTGCCCGAGGACACGGCCACAACCCTTCTCGTCGATCTGTGTGGTCGCCTGCATCGTGAGGCCGAGGGTGGCCGCCGTCTCCTGGTGCTCTTCGACCAGCATCCCGATCACCCGACCCTCGGGCTCGCGGCTGCGCAGCTCCTATCGCAGGCCGGTGGCGCCGAGAACCTCGCGGATGCCGACCAGCTTCTCCGTGGTCTGGCCCAGCGTACGCCGCTCCGGGAGACCGCTCTCCGCCGGCTTGTCCGTCTCTACCTGCCGTCGGTGACGCCCGAGCGTGCCCTGGACCCTCTGGGGCGCCTGCTGGAGCCAGTGACTTCGACGGCCGGGATCGTCGCTCTGCTGGCGGAGATGCAGGTGCGTCCCGACTTGGTCCGCGAGCAGCAGGAGACCCTCCTGACACTATCAGAAGCCGAGACAGGCAGCCCCGCCTTCTGGGTCGCCGCCGCGCAGCTTAGTCAGGTCATGCAGCGTGCCGGGGTCGAGGCGGTGCGACTCCAGGCACTCAGCCGACAGCACCCCGACGACCTGGGTATCGCCACCGGCATCGCTGCCCTTGCGCTGCTCCAGGGCCAGCCGCAGGTCGCCGAGGAGACCCTTGCCCGCATCCCCGATGAGCGGCGCGATGACCGTGTCCTGCTCTACACGCTGGCTCGGGCCCAGGTCGCGCTCGGCAAGCCCGCGGCGGCCATGCATTCCCTGCGCCGTGCGATTCAGGTCAGCAAGGGCGGCGTGGCCGACGATCACGTGCTCCTGGCCGGGCTTCTGCGGGATGCTCGCAAGCCGGAGGACGCCCTGTGGCATCTGGCTGTTGCCCTGTGTCGCGAACCGGGCCATGCGGCGGCCCGGGAGGCTTTCAAGCAGATGATCGCCGCCGACCTGCTGCCCCCTGCCACTGTGCTGCAGGCCATCAAGGAAGTCTACTTCGAGCAATCGGGAGCCGCCGTGGTGTACGACCTCGTCGCAGCCCTTCAGGAGCGACCGGATGCCCGGCAGCTCTGCGACGAGTGGCTCAAGCAGCATCCGCAGCCCCTCCACTGA
- the hisI gene encoding phosphoribosyl-AMP cyclohydrolase, whose protein sequence is MDISILKFDSNGLIPAIVVHHETNAVLMLGYMNDVAVKQTEETGLATFWSRSRQKLWVKGETSGQVMHVKWIRTDCDADGLLVGVDPVGPVCHDGYASCFYREWRGGQWEVCAERLMTPEELYGKKA, encoded by the coding sequence ATGGATATCTCGATCCTCAAGTTCGACAGCAACGGCCTGATCCCGGCGATCGTCGTCCACCACGAGACCAACGCGGTGCTGATGCTGGGCTACATGAACGACGTTGCCGTGAAGCAGACCGAGGAGACCGGCCTCGCCACCTTCTGGAGCCGCTCGCGGCAGAAGCTGTGGGTGAAGGGCGAGACCTCCGGCCAGGTCATGCACGTCAAGTGGATCCGCACCGACTGCGATGCCGACGGCCTGCTGGTCGGCGTCGATCCCGTCGGCCCGGTCTGCCATGACGGCTATGCAAGCTGCTTCTACCGTGAGTGGCGCGGCGGCCAGTGGGAAGTCTGCGCCGAGCGCCTCATGACGCCGGAGGAGCTGTACGGCAAGAAGGCGTGA